A window from Physeter macrocephalus isolate SW-GA chromosome 11, ASM283717v5, whole genome shotgun sequence encodes these proteins:
- the LOC114487059 gene encoding translation initiation factor IF-2-like → MRPLPPAPQERTGFKATEDKCPIRYLTRERWTVNKCNYSYNPGVISPVGQLFGNHLPKEKQCEVQFPVCPRKPELKGQRAPEREPGAPLSSPGTRAPGGGRCTALRGAAQGSDGGPEPLRIPPPTTTPQPPGPSPRARSRLTYRRRRRLPGPAPAAASRARPECRERGATKRQSEPGPRPARPRGGGAGAAGVGEPGARPHPARAGSSRPLQQLGGPSLHSRVSSLRPGARDKSPRTPTPRLLGSAGTRPPLFPIPPHQASHASPATLCPHPSPDRNVLPPPLRRPRDSSPPSPGSSKFPVSWEPCLFRTPDFPLSLPHGPLAQFSPYPYRQTFSPYLVGNFKV, encoded by the exons atgaggccgCTGCCACCTGCCCCTCAGGAACGTACAGGTTTTAAAGCAACGGAGGACAAGTGCCCCATTCGCTACCTGACACGTGAAAGGTGGACAGTCAACAAATGTAACTACTCTTACAACCCTGGGGTTATTAGTCCTGTGGGTCAGCTGTTTGGAAACCACCTTCCCAAGGAAAAGCAGTGTGAAGTCCAGTTTCCTGTCTGTCCAAGGAAACCTGAGCTAAAGGGACAACG GGCGCCCGAGCGGGAGCCAGGAGCGCCACTTTCCAGCCCCGGGACCCGCGCGCCTGGCGGCGGGCGCTGCACTGCACTGCGCGGCGCGGCGCAGGGCTCGGACGGCGGGCCTGAACCCCTCCGGATCCCGCCGCCCACGACGACACCTCAGCCTCCCGGTCCGAGTCCCCGCGCCCGCTCCCGGCTCACttaccgccgccgccgccgcctcccgggTCCCGCTCCAGCCGCAGCCAGCAGAGCCCGGCCCGAGTGCAGGGAGCGCGGCGCCACCAAGAGGCAGAGCGAgcccgggccccgccccgcccgccctcggggaggaggggccggggccgCCGGGGTTGGAGAGCCCGgcgcccgcccccaccccgcccgagCCGGCTCGTCCCGCCCGCTCCAGCAGCTCGGCGGGCCCTCCCTGCACTCCCGCGTGTCCTCGCTCCGCCCCGGCGCTCGGGACAAGTCTCCCCGCACCCCGACACCGCGCCTACTCGGCTCGGCCGGGACGCGCCCGCccctcttccccatcccaccccatcaGGCCTCACACGCCTCTCCAGCTACGCTTTGTCCTCACCCTTCCCCAGATCGGAatgtcctcccacctcccctccgcCGTCCCCGGGACTCTTCACCTCCGAGCCCAGGCAGTTCCAAATTCCCCGTCTCCTGGGAGCCTTGCCTGTTTCGCACCCCCGACTtccctctgtcccttccccacGGCCCCTTGGCCCAGTTTTCTCCCTACCCTTACAGGCAGACTTTTTCTCCCTACCTGGTCGGAAACTTTAAGGTATAA